From Arachis stenosperma cultivar V10309 chromosome 2, arast.V10309.gnm1.PFL2, whole genome shotgun sequence, one genomic window encodes:
- the LOC130963094 gene encoding uncharacterized mitochondrial protein AtMg00810-like, whose amino-acid sequence MKEELQQFEKNQVWSLVPYPNGKKVTVYVDDIIFGSTNEDLCVDFAKLMTNEFDMSMMGELNFFLGLQIKQTAEGIFIHQEKYAKELVKKFGLDCAKPMGTPMHPNIKLDKDEHGRDVDETRYRGMIGSLMYLTSSRPDIIQSVGVFSRFQSKPKESHLLAVKRIIRYVLDTTDYGLWFPKTDSFQLVGFCDSDFVGDRIDRSSTSGMCCFLGKSFIVWSSKKQATVALSTAEADYIAASSC is encoded by the exons ATGAAGGAGGAATTGCAGCAATTTGAGAAGAATCAGGTCTGGTCATTGGTGCCTTATCCAAATGGAAAGAAAGTCACTG tttatgttgatgatattATATTTGGTTCGACTAATGAGGATTTGTGTGTAGATTTTGCTAAGCTTATGACTAATGAATTTGATATGAGCATGATGGGAGAGCTCAATTTCTTTTTAGGCTTGCAAATCAAGCAAACTGCAGAAGGCATCTTCATCCatcaagaaaaatatgcaaaagaaCTTGTCAAGAAATTTGGGCTGGACTGTGCTAAGCCAATGGGAACTCCCATGCATCCTAATATCAAGCTTGATAAGGATGAACATGGTAGAGATGTTGATGAGACCCGCTATAGGGGGATGATTGGATCCTTAATGTATCTAACCTCCTCAAGGCCTGATATCATCCAAAGTGTTGGAGTTTTCTCAAGGTTTCAATCAAAGCCTAAGGAGTCCCATCTTTTGGCTGTCAAGAGGATCATCCGATATGTACTTGATACCACTGATTATGGGTTATGGTTTCCTAAGACTGATTCTTTTCAATTAGTGGGTTTCTGTGATTCAGATTTTGTTGGGGACAGGATAGATAGAAGTAGCACAAGTGGCATGTGCTGCTTTCTTGGGAAATCTTTCATTGTTTGGTCTAGCAAGAAGCAAGCTACGGTGGCACTTTCAACAGCCGAAGCTGATTATATTGCAGCCTCCTCTTGTTGA
- the LOC130961928 gene encoding bZIP transcription factor TGA10-like isoform X1, which produces MGFSIAIQEQTPQEDQEAKPFMASNSGSFKSINSSTTPTQLEPLHLHQNNHHHNHNQIQEQQQHQISFGMMPSSSSSSIPGNYLNRDSGAYDLGELDQAFFMYLDGQPDPSTLQDQRPENSSSSGMRPPTLNIFPSQPMHVDPPPSNSKATTELVSAQTNGSKRPSEPSMESTNPRNNAASAPEPPKPIKRENNRKGTTSSSEQEGPKTPDPKTLRRLAQNREAARKSRLRKKAYVQQLETSRIKLNQLEQELQRARAQGIFMGGNALLGGEQGLPLPMTTITSEAAMFDMEYGRWLEEHHRLVCELRAAVQEHLQENELRMYVENCLGHYDQVINLKSIVAKTDAFHIVFGMWKTPAERCFMWIGGFRPSELIKVIMGQIEPLTEQQILGICGLQQTTREAEEALSQGLEALNQSLTETITSDSLSSPPNMVNYMGQMAVAMSKLSTIEGFLRQADNLRQQTLHRLHQILTTRQSARCLLAIAEYFHRLRALSSLWMSRPRQE; this is translated from the exons ATGGGATTCTCTATAGCTATTCAAGAGCAAACACCACAAGAGGATCAAGAAGCAAAGCCTTTCATGGCTTCAAATAGTGGTAGTTTTAAGAGCATCAACTCAAGTACTACACCTACTCAACTTGAACCACTCCATCTTCATCAAaataatcatcatcataatcataatcaaatACAAGAGCAACAACAACACCAAATTTCCTTCGGAATGAtgccatcttcttcttcttcatctatccCAGGAAACTATCT AAACAGAGATTCCGGAGCTTATGATTTGGGTGAACTGGATCAAGCCTTTTTCATGTATCTTGATGGTCAGCCTGACCCCTCCACTCTTCAAGACCAAAGAC CAGAGAACTCATCATCTTCAGGAATGAGGCCACCAACTCTCAACATTTTCCCCTCTCAGCCTATGCACGTAGACCCCCCGCCATCCAATTCCAAG GCTACAACGGAATTGGTTTCTGCCCAAACCAATGGTTCCAAGAGACCATCAGAGCCGTCCATGGAATCAACCAACCCGCGAAATAATGCCGCTTCTGCTCCTGAACCACCCAAACCTATAAAg CGAGAGAACAACCGCAAGGGCACAACTTCAAGTTCTGAACAAGAGGGACCAAAAACACCAGATCCTAAG ACACTAAGAAGACTTGCCCAGAATAGAGAGGCAGCAAGGAAAAGCAGGCTGAGGAAAAAG GCGTATGTTCAGCAGCTAGAAACAAGTAGGATTAAGCTGAATCAGTTGGAACAAGAGTTACAGAGAGCCAGAGCTCAA GGCATTTTCATGGGTGGAAATGCACTTTTGGGAGGAGAACAAGGCCTTCCTCTTCCTATGACTACTATTACCTCAg AGGCAGCAATGTTTGACATGGAATATGGAAGGTGGTTAGAGGAGCACCACCGTCTAGTGTGCGAACTAAGAGCAGCGGTGCAGGAACACCTGCAGGAGAACGAGCTAAGAATGTACGTTGAAAATTGCTTGGGTCATTATGACCAAGTGATTAATCTGAAGAGCATTGTGGCCAAAACAGACGCATTTCATATTGTTTTTGGAATGTGGAAAACACCAGCTGAACGCTGTTTCATGTGGATCGGTGGCTTCAGGCCTTCTGAACTCATTAAG GTTATTATGGGTCAAATTGAGCCTCTTACGGAGCAACAAATATTAGGGATATGTGGGTTGCAACAAACAACACGTGAGGCAGAAGAAGCTCTATCCCAAGGGCTTGAAGCTCTCAATCAATCACTAACAGAAACCATAACATCAGATTCATTGAGTTCTCCACCAAACATGGTTAATTACATGGGACAAATGGCTGTGGCCATGAGCAAGCTTTCAACTATCGAAGGTTTCCTTAGGCAG GCAGATAATCTGAGGCAGCAAACACTGCACCGTCTGCATCAGATTCTAACAACACGGCAATCCGCAAGGTGTTTGCTGGCAATAGCGGAGTACTTCCATCGCCTTAGAGCTCTCAGTTCTCTTTGGATGTCACGCCCTCGccaagaataa
- the LOC130961928 gene encoding bZIP transcription factor TGA10-like isoform X2, protein MGFSIAIQEQTPQEDQEAKPFMASNSGSFKSINSSTTPTQLEPLHLHQNNHHHNHNQIQEQQQHQISFGMMPSSSSSSIPGNYLNRDSGAYDLGELDQAFFMYLDGQPDPSTLQDQRQNSSSSGMRPPTLNIFPSQPMHVDPPPSNSKATTELVSAQTNGSKRPSEPSMESTNPRNNAASAPEPPKPIKRENNRKGTTSSSEQEGPKTPDPKTLRRLAQNREAARKSRLRKKAYVQQLETSRIKLNQLEQELQRARAQGIFMGGNALLGGEQGLPLPMTTITSEAAMFDMEYGRWLEEHHRLVCELRAAVQEHLQENELRMYVENCLGHYDQVINLKSIVAKTDAFHIVFGMWKTPAERCFMWIGGFRPSELIKVIMGQIEPLTEQQILGICGLQQTTREAEEALSQGLEALNQSLTETITSDSLSSPPNMVNYMGQMAVAMSKLSTIEGFLRQADNLRQQTLHRLHQILTTRQSARCLLAIAEYFHRLRALSSLWMSRPRQE, encoded by the exons ATGGGATTCTCTATAGCTATTCAAGAGCAAACACCACAAGAGGATCAAGAAGCAAAGCCTTTCATGGCTTCAAATAGTGGTAGTTTTAAGAGCATCAACTCAAGTACTACACCTACTCAACTTGAACCACTCCATCTTCATCAAaataatcatcatcataatcataatcaaatACAAGAGCAACAACAACACCAAATTTCCTTCGGAATGAtgccatcttcttcttcttcatctatccCAGGAAACTATCT AAACAGAGATTCCGGAGCTTATGATTTGGGTGAACTGGATCAAGCCTTTTTCATGTATCTTGATGGTCAGCCTGACCCCTCCACTCTTCAAGACCAAAGAC AGAACTCATCATCTTCAGGAATGAGGCCACCAACTCTCAACATTTTCCCCTCTCAGCCTATGCACGTAGACCCCCCGCCATCCAATTCCAAG GCTACAACGGAATTGGTTTCTGCCCAAACCAATGGTTCCAAGAGACCATCAGAGCCGTCCATGGAATCAACCAACCCGCGAAATAATGCCGCTTCTGCTCCTGAACCACCCAAACCTATAAAg CGAGAGAACAACCGCAAGGGCACAACTTCAAGTTCTGAACAAGAGGGACCAAAAACACCAGATCCTAAG ACACTAAGAAGACTTGCCCAGAATAGAGAGGCAGCAAGGAAAAGCAGGCTGAGGAAAAAG GCGTATGTTCAGCAGCTAGAAACAAGTAGGATTAAGCTGAATCAGTTGGAACAAGAGTTACAGAGAGCCAGAGCTCAA GGCATTTTCATGGGTGGAAATGCACTTTTGGGAGGAGAACAAGGCCTTCCTCTTCCTATGACTACTATTACCTCAg AGGCAGCAATGTTTGACATGGAATATGGAAGGTGGTTAGAGGAGCACCACCGTCTAGTGTGCGAACTAAGAGCAGCGGTGCAGGAACACCTGCAGGAGAACGAGCTAAGAATGTACGTTGAAAATTGCTTGGGTCATTATGACCAAGTGATTAATCTGAAGAGCATTGTGGCCAAAACAGACGCATTTCATATTGTTTTTGGAATGTGGAAAACACCAGCTGAACGCTGTTTCATGTGGATCGGTGGCTTCAGGCCTTCTGAACTCATTAAG GTTATTATGGGTCAAATTGAGCCTCTTACGGAGCAACAAATATTAGGGATATGTGGGTTGCAACAAACAACACGTGAGGCAGAAGAAGCTCTATCCCAAGGGCTTGAAGCTCTCAATCAATCACTAACAGAAACCATAACATCAGATTCATTGAGTTCTCCACCAAACATGGTTAATTACATGGGACAAATGGCTGTGGCCATGAGCAAGCTTTCAACTATCGAAGGTTTCCTTAGGCAG GCAGATAATCTGAGGCAGCAAACACTGCACCGTCTGCATCAGATTCTAACAACACGGCAATCCGCAAGGTGTTTGCTGGCAATAGCGGAGTACTTCCATCGCCTTAGAGCTCTCAGTTCTCTTTGGATGTCACGCCCTCGccaagaataa